From the genome of Aspergillus chevalieri M1 DNA, chromosome 8, nearly complete sequence, one region includes:
- a CDS encoding uncharacterized protein (COG:C,H;~EggNog:ENOG410PUVM;~InterPro:IPR036188;~TransMembrane:1 (i119-137o)) — protein MWLSITRGVDWKWKQVVKDMFAANDFYGSEIVQVKTPTLSKRRFVLVGDAVYAPGPTGGGASLAMAGAYLLAGEIIKHNGYLAAGFRGFEQQVRPLINDLQKILPLVPTAFAPQTAWRIWLRTMIFFFSFICWSRILEFFQKVFQWLIRSH, from the coding sequence ATGTGGCTGAGCATTACAAGGGGGGTGGACTGGAAGTGGAAACAGGTTGTGAAGGACATGTTTGCGGCAAACGATTTTTATGGCAGTGAGATTGTCCAGGTCAAAACACCCACCCTTTCCAAGCGACGCTTTGTGCTCGTTGGTGATGCGGTTTATGCACCTGGTCCAACGGGAGGTGGAGCATCTCTTGCAATGGCCGGCGCGTACCTTTTGGCAGGCGAGATCATCAAACACAATGGTTATCTGGCTGCAGGGTTCCGTGGCTTCGAGCAGCAGGTGCGACCTCTCATCAATGACCTTCAGAAGATTCTGCCACTTGTTCCCACTGCGTTCGCGCCACAGACAGCCTGGCGCATATGGTTGCGAACcatgattttttttttttcttttatctgCTGGTCTCGAATTTTGGAGTTTTTCCAAAAGGTTTTTCAGTGGCTGATTCGGTCACACTGA
- a CDS encoding FAD-dependent oxidoreductase (COG:C,H;~EggNog:ENOG410PUVM;~InterPro:IPR036188,IPR002938;~PFAM:PF00070;~TransMembrane:1 (o6-25i);~go_function: GO:0071949 - FAD binding [Evidence IEA]) — MTQPQLRVLIVGASIAAPTAAYWFAKAGAKVTVIERFPHLRTNGQNVDIRTAGVSVMRKMQGREKAVRAKTIPMEGISLIRDDGRSYGTIRATGNPDQQSLVSEYEILRGDLARFIFDMTNHENVNYVFGEQVVSIQQHEQEYGPVTVEFMNGLPTSQYDLVVACDGSASRTRAIGLGCGVRDHIEPVNL; from the coding sequence ATGACCCAGCCTCAGTTGCGAGTGCTCATCGTCGGGGCTTCAATCGCGGCCCCCACTGCGGCTTACTGGTTTGCCAAAGCCGGGGCGAAAGTCACTGTTATCGAGCGATTTCCGCATCTACGCACAAATGGACAAAATGTCGACATTCGCACTGCAGGTGTTTCGGTGATGCGTAAAATGcaggggagggagaaggctGTGCGGGCCAAGACGATCCCAATGGAAGGTATCAGCCTTATTCGAGACGATGGCCGATCATATGGGACAATCAGAGCAACGGGAAATCCAGATCAGCAATCGCTTGTCTCTGAGTACGAAATTCTGCGCGGCGACTTGGCACGCTTTATCTTCGACATGACCAACCACGAGAACGTCAACTATGTTTTCGGCGAACAAGTCGTCTCAATACAACAACACGAACAAGAATATGGGCCTGTCACAGTTGAGTTCATGAACGGCTTACCAACTTCGCAATATGACTTGGTCGTCGCTTGTGACGGTTCGGCCTCGAGAACCCGGGCTATAGGCCTTGGCTGCGGTGTCCGGGATCATATCGAACCAGTAAACCTCTGA
- a CDS encoding nuclear transport factor 2 family protein (COG:S;~EggNog:ENOG410PNXY;~InterPro:IPR009783,IPR032710;~PFAM:PF07080), protein MASVKPPFTLESATLKVKAAQDLWNTQNPINVCKSYTADCIWRNRTCFFRGTEAIQTFLTAKWRREKSYRLRKELFAFTENRIAVQFWYEYQDAEDGYKWKRCYGMEDWTFDEEGKMQKRMMSGNDLLLGPNGDGSGRWFVDGADVNEVKISEDHW, encoded by the exons ATGGCGTCAGTAAAGCCTCCGTTCACCCTTGAATCAGCCACGCTTAAGGTCAAGGCCGCCCAGGATCTCTGGAATACCCA GAATCCGATTAATGTTTGCAAGTCGTATACTGCAGATTGTATTTGGCGCAATCGGACCTGTTTTTTCCGTGGCACGGAAGCCATACAGACGTTTCTTACGGCCAAgtggagaagagagaaatcTTACCGCCTACGCAAAGAACTATTCGCTTTTACTGAGAATCGCATCGCCGTGCAATTCTGGTATGAATACCAAGATGCCGAAGACGGTTATAAATGGAAACGCTGTTACGGAATGGAAGATTGGACTTTCGACGAAGAGGGCAAAATGCAGAAAAGGATGATGTCAGGAAATGATTTACTTCTAGGCCCAAATGGAGACGGCTCGGGACGCTGGTTTGTGGATGGAGCTGATGTCAATGAGGTGAAAATCAGCGAAGACCATTGGTGA